AACGGTGCCATCAACCACCCGTGGGCCATCGTCAACGCATCACCTCCCTGGCTTCCTTGCATCAGCGCCGGCTTCCGTCGGCCGCTGCGGGTCTGAACAGAGACGTTTGACCAGCAGGTTGCCACACAGCGTCAGACCGGGACCGAAGGCCAGACTGACCACCGGCGTCCCATCGGCAACCGTGTCATCGGCCAGCATCTCCGCCCAGACGTAGGGCAGCGTGGCCGACGACATATTCCCGTATGCCCGCAGCACGCGCCGGCTGGCATCCACCTGGGCGTCTTCGAGTTCGAGCGCCGCCTGAACCTGCTCGATGATTTTCGGCCCGCCGGGATGAATGGCAAACCGGGCCCGGCGCGCATCGGCTTCGGTGTAGCCCGCCTTCGCCGCCAGTTGTGCCACAAAACCGGACAGCGCCTGCGCCAGACGCTGCGGCACATCCCGCGCCAGCGTCATGTGAAACCCCCAGTCGGCGCATCGCCAGGTCATGGCTTCGGATGAATCCGGCAGCAGTTCTTCCCGCATCGCCACCAGCTCGAAGTGTGGACGCTCCGGTGCCCGGTTTTCGACCACATAGCGCGCGAAACCGTCGGCAAACAGACTCTGGATGACAAGCTGCTCCGGGTCGTGGAGCGCCGGGTTGAGGTGCAGCGTACACAGCTCCGTGTGCACGACATCCGCCCGCCCCGCTGCACCGTCGGCAAGCAGAAACCCGACCGCCTGCCGAATCGCCGGAAAGGCCGCATAGCAGCCCATGTGGTAGGCATGGGTCACAACGGTCGTCAGCCAGCCTTTGGACGCCACGAGACGCTGGGCGGCGCTGGGTGCGACGTAGCCCGTACATGTGACGTGAATGAGATGCTCCGGCGCAACGGCTTCATCGGCATAGAGACTGGCGAACACTTGGGAGGTGACTTCGGCAAAACAGTCCATCCGTGCCGCCAGGCCCCGTCCTTCGGGATGGTCGGTCAGGTTGAAAATCCGCATCCGCGCCCAGTCCTGGTGGGTGAAATCTTCGAGCGCGTGGAATCGCCGGGCAATGCGTTCCGGGTCGCAACCAAAACGGTCGAATGCGCGGCGCAGACGGGCGGCGGCCAGCGCCTGTTCGCTCCCGGTCTGGGCAGCGGCATGCGCATGGGCAAGCCAGTCATGAATGGCGGACTGCGGCGTGACATACGCCGGCAGCAGGCACTGAAACGTGTGCAGAACGATTGGCATTGAGTTATTCCCATCGGCTTTTTGCAGCCGGAATTCCACCGTGCAAGGCCGGCGGACAGCCACGGCCCGCTGCCGATGAGGGCGTTACCAGCCCGTAAGAACGGAAGTACATCGGGCGGCGACACGTCACGACCGGGTATCGGGCGTGGGCGCTTCGCTGCCGGTGGTTGTGGAGGGGGCTTCATCTTCGGATTCGTCATCCCCGGCAACCCGCTCGCGGACGCGCTTGGCCAGCTCCCGGACGCCCCCCTGCTTGCGCACGATCAGCGCCGCTGCGGCCCTGGCCGCTTCCTCGGCGGCCTTTTCGGCCGTTTCCAGATCGCCCGCTTCCATAACGACGCGCATCAGCTCGTCTGACTGCTCCAGCATCTGGCGCAGGTCGGTGGTGTTTTTCTCAAGGGCAAGTTTTTTGGCATCAACTGGATTGACCGGCATTGTCGTCCCTCTCCAAAATCATCAGCGTTATGTGTGCCCGGACACGCTCAGGCGGGGAAGCACGGCGATGATAGCGCATCCCGTCACAGGATTC
This window of the Chloracidobacterium sp. N genome carries:
- a CDS encoding 3-oxoacyl-[acyl-carrier-protein] synthase III C-terminal domain-containing protein; translated protein: MPIVLHTFQCLLPAYVTPQSAIHDWLAHAHAAAQTGSEQALAAARLRRAFDRFGCDPERIARRFHALEDFTHQDWARMRIFNLTDHPEGRGLAARMDCFAEVTSQVFASLYADEAVAPEHLIHVTCTGYVAPSAAQRLVASKGWLTTVVTHAYHMGCYAAFPAIRQAVGFLLADGAAGRADVVHTELCTLHLNPALHDPEQLVIQSLFADGFARYVVENRAPERPHFELVAMREELLPDSSEAMTWRCADWGFHMTLARDVPQRLAQALSGFVAQLAAKAGYTEADARRARFAIHPGGPKIIEQVQAALELEDAQVDASRRVLRAYGNMSSATLPYVWAEMLADDTVADGTPVVSLAFGPGLTLCGNLLVKRLCSDPQRPTEAGADARKPGR